A segment of the Pirellulales bacterium genome:
GACGTTTCCGGCCGGGTTGGTCGGGCTCGAAGAATGCCGCCACTGGGTGTTGCTGGCCGACGCACAAAATGACGTGCTCGGCTGGCTGCAAAGCACGCAGCGGCCCGAAGTGGCGCTTGCCGTGGTCAGCCCGCGCCGGTTTGTCCCGCACTACCAGCTCCGCGTGATGCGCAGCGAGTTGTCGGGACTGGAACTGTTGGATGTCCAGTCCGCGCAGGTGCTGGTGATTGTCGGCAAG
Coding sequences within it:
- the fliW gene encoding flagellar assembly protein FliW translates to MEIATTRFGSIPIEVEDILTFPAGLVGLEECRHWVLLADAQNDVLGWLQSTQRPEVALAVVSPRRFVPHYQLRVMRSELSGLELLDVQSAQVLVIVGKNERAITLNLRAPLVINLSRRLGRQVITSTEEPLQHELQQLPTTWKKSA